In the Orenia marismortui DSM 5156 genome, one interval contains:
- a CDS encoding GerAB/ArcD/ProY family transporter, translated as MKKEKISAYQYFWLSTNMLISTIILLIPKIIIQDGREYAWIVPIVSGSAIAIINYLVLILGCNFSNNIIISDLKNILGPILGRILLIPYIFIIIHTTSMMMYQGVQFASFVMPSKSEIGFWIMIALLGSYLSYKGIETIARLAQIGVIIISIAVITILIGSYNSITIKWLKPFAINYKKVIRASITPAHWFLIIPNLSLILKPYFKNNKKSIKASLLGNFMGQIITVILFINALTVLGADLTSILKFPFYTLSSLALAGLEVIIFIAWIMGVIIEVGIFYFSSLQLISSFFELKDYRILIPPFLIMITSLGIFQTNIPMSLTKIGYIVPINVLLLEIPFLIIFTLIYLAASKTDKLSKQ; from the coding sequence ATGAAAAAAGAAAAGATTAGTGCATATCAATATTTTTGGCTCTCAACTAATATGCTAATATCAACCATAATCTTATTAATTCCTAAGATAATAATTCAAGATGGCAGAGAGTATGCTTGGATAGTTCCAATAGTTTCTGGTTCAGCTATTGCTATTATAAATTATCTAGTTTTAATATTAGGATGTAATTTTTCTAATAATATTATTATATCTGATCTGAAAAATATATTAGGACCGATTCTGGGAAGAATCTTACTTATACCATATATTTTCATAATCATTCATACAACGAGTATGATGATGTATCAAGGTGTACAATTTGCTAGCTTTGTGATGCCTAGTAAATCAGAAATTGGATTTTGGATTATGATTGCTTTACTAGGCAGCTATCTGAGTTACAAAGGAATTGAGACCATAGCTCGACTAGCACAGATTGGAGTTATAATTATATCTATAGCTGTAATAACTATTCTAATAGGAAGTTATAATTCAATAACTATAAAATGGTTAAAGCCTTTTGCAATCAACTATAAAAAAGTTATTAGGGCTAGTATCACACCTGCTCATTGGTTTTTAATAATACCTAACTTATCATTAATACTTAAGCCCTACTTTAAGAATAATAAAAAATCTATTAAAGCTAGTCTATTAGGAAATTTTATGGGACAAATTATTACAGTAATACTATTTATTAATGCTTTAACTGTATTAGGAGCTGATTTAACATCTATTTTAAAATTTCCCTTCTATACTTTAAGCTCTTTAGCTTTAGCAGGTTTAGAAGTAATTATATTTATAGCTTGGATAATGGGGGTTATTATTGAAGTTGGAATCTTTTATTTCTCATCCTTACAATTAATCTCTTCTTTTTTTGAACTAAAAGACTATAGAATATTAATCCCCCCCTTCCTTATTATGATTACTTCCTTAGGAATATTTCAGACTAATATCCCTATGTCTCTTACAAAGATAGGATATATAGTTCCAATTAATGTACTATTATTAGAGATTCCCTTTTTAATTATATTTACTTTAATTTATCTAGCAGCAAGCAAAACTGATAAGTTAAGTAAACAATAA